The following DNA comes from Anaerostipes rhamnosivorans.
GTGCCTGTTCCGGATCCTCATAGAAATTTGCACCATCCATTAATTTTCCTTCGTTCACCATTGCGATCAAAACATCCTGTGCCACTTTCACTACATTGGAAATACCGTCTGAGTCACAGTTTACCTTTCCAACCAGAGGTGTGATTGTTCTGTCGATTCTGTCAAACATTTCATATCTGGTCATTGTACGGCGGATCTTTTTCCATCCTGCATCCTGGTTTTCATTTAACGTTGTCAGTGTATTCACTCCGCTGTCAAACCAAACTTCCCCCTCCTCACTTGGTGAGAGAAGAAGCATGCCGTTTTCAATGGCGTGAATATAATCTTCGTTTTTCAAAACTTCAAGAGTATCGACTGCATTCGGAATAACAGTATGTACAACGGACTTATTGGATGGAGTGCTTCCGATAATACCTGCCTGAATAGTAACTGCCTCATAGCCGTCTACTTTATTGCCCTCTGCATCCACATAACCGCTTCCAGCATAGATAAAGTATTCGGAATCAAATGATTTTGCATGTTCCATCCGCTCTTCAAAAGCAACATCACTTCCCTCTCCGACAACACAGGAACCAATGGAACCATTATTCTTTAACCTTTTCATATATGCTTTTAACAGCTCATGTACAGCAGTATCTACGGTATCTGTTACGAGAACATTCCACTTATAAGCTTCAAAGGCCTCCAATGCCGCACTGTATTCTGCGTTTGTAACTGTGGGATTGGTTCCCGGAGT
Coding sequences within:
- a CDS encoding phage tail sheath subtilisin-like domain-containing protein, with translation MGGTYQAGEEKVRPGVYRRYSTEDKKLVAGAMTGVFAIPVKADFGPVGVVTIHTKQDTLKEMYGVGGTVKGATNLFEGGAAKVHVYRLGTGGTKGTLDLKDAEDAAVVSLETKYPTDITFAVSLKQKLGSETKREFSVYQGAVLKEKFEYEVQADGDEGQILTEIINAKSAVFHAEKAAEDKKPVSVVQQEITPGTNPTVTNAEYSAALEAFEAYKWNVLVTDTVDTAVHELLKAYMKRLKNNGSIGSCVVGEGSDVAFEERMEHAKSFDSEYFIYAGSGYVDAEGNKVDGYEAVTIQAGIIGSTPSNKSVVHTVIPNAVDTLEVLKNEDYIHAIENGMLLLSPSEEGEVWFDSGVNTLTTLNENQDAGWKKIRRTMTRYEMFDRIDRTITPLVGKVNCDSDGISNVVKVAQDVLIAMVNEGKLMDGANFYEDPEQAHGPDNAHFIIEASDIDSLEKIYLNYKFSFSGE